From Carassius gibelio isolate Cgi1373 ecotype wild population from Czech Republic chromosome B23, carGib1.2-hapl.c, whole genome shotgun sequence, the proteins below share one genomic window:
- the tnni1a gene encoding troponin I, slow skeletal muscle isoform X2: MVAKAKEELDQEVLDKEEEKQRYLMEKVPPLQTQGMSFAELQELCQELHAKIDVVDEERYDIEAKVLLNKREVKDLNIKVLDLRGKFKRPTLRRVRVSADAILRSLLGSKHKVSMDLRANLKSVKKEDTEKKRPVEDSDWRKNVEAMSGMEGRKKMFDAAKGPTQ; encoded by the exons ATGGTGGCCAAAGCCAAGGAGGAGCTGGATCAGGAGGTGTTGGATAAAGAGGAGGAGAAGCAGAGGTATCTGATGGAGAAAGTTCCTCCTCTGCAGACACAGGGCATGTCATTCGCTGAGCTTCAG GAGCTCTGTCAAGAGCTCCATGCGAAGATTGATGTGGTGGATGAGGAGCGCTATGATATTGAAGCCAAAGTCTTACTGAATAAGCGTGAG GTCAAAGACCTGAACATTAAGGTTCTGGACCTGAGGGGGAAGTTCAAGCGGCCCACCCTGAGGAGGGTGAGGGTCTCAGCAGACGCCATCCTCCGATCTCTCCTGGGCTCAAAGCACAAAGTCTCAATGGACCTACGAGCCAACCTCAAATCTGTGAAGAAAGAGGATACTGAGAAG AAGAGGCCAGTTGAGGACAGCGACTGGAGGAAGAACGTGGAGGCCATGTCTGGTATGGAGGGAAGAAAGAAGATGTTTGATGCGGCAAAAGGCCCCACCCAGTGA
- the tnni1a gene encoding troponin I, slow skeletal muscle isoform X1: protein MYCVITFTYLAQRKSKISASRKLMLKSLMVAKAKEELDQEVLDKEEEKQRYLMEKVPPLQTQGMSFAELQELCQELHAKIDVVDEERYDIEAKVLLNKREVKDLNIKVLDLRGKFKRPTLRRVRVSADAILRSLLGSKHKVSMDLRANLKSVKKEDTEKKRPVEDSDWRKNVEAMSGMEGRKKMFDAAKGPTQ from the exons atgtactgtgttataACTTTCACATATCTGGCCCAGAGGAAGTCCAAGATCTCAGCCTCAAGAAAGCTTATGCTAAAG AGTCTGATGGTGGCCAAAGCCAAGGAGGAGCTGGATCAGGAGGTGTTGGATAAAGAGGAGGAGAAGCAGAGGTATCTGATGGAGAAAGTTCCTCCTCTGCAGACACAGGGCATGTCATTCGCTGAGCTTCAG GAGCTCTGTCAAGAGCTCCATGCGAAGATTGATGTGGTGGATGAGGAGCGCTATGATATTGAAGCCAAAGTCTTACTGAATAAGCGTGAG GTCAAAGACCTGAACATTAAGGTTCTGGACCTGAGGGGGAAGTTCAAGCGGCCCACCCTGAGGAGGGTGAGGGTCTCAGCAGACGCCATCCTCCGATCTCTCCTGGGCTCAAAGCACAAAGTCTCAATGGACCTACGAGCCAACCTCAAATCTGTGAAGAAAGAGGATACTGAGAAG AAGAGGCCAGTTGAGGACAGCGACTGGAGGAAGAACGTGGAGGCCATGTCTGGTATGGAGGGAAGAAAGAAGATGTTTGATGCGGCAAAAGGCCCCACCCAGTGA